In one window of Lathamus discolor isolate bLatDis1 unplaced genomic scaffold, bLatDis1.hap1 Scaffold_70, whole genome shotgun sequence DNA:
- the LOC136006785 gene encoding acrosin-like: MADSYGMSRIVGGMDAHQGAWPWIVSIQFPTATGFSHICGGSLITPQWVLTAAHCFVGQNFTKDWFVMVGITDLAWANAETQKRWIRQVVVHEYYTGISGGFDIALVELDQPVQCGYHVQLACIPDATLRLSQLSECFISGWGAREARTGASSPSALQEAKVRLIDVKLCNSSQWYRGAIKRHNLCAGYPQGGIDTCQGDSGGPLMCRDKRANFFWVVGLTSWGRGCARANHPGVYTSTQHFHEWILYQLGMFRSAGASATPPTWSHQHVSHTPIQETMPAPTASSISGFCSFPVRVLVEFTTRVRELLQALGGKKT; encoded by the exons atggctgattcttatgGGATGTCGCGCAttgtcggaggcatggatgcgcaccagggcgcctggccatgGATtgtcagcatccagttccccacagccaccggattctcgcacatctgcggggggtccctcatcacccctcaatgggtcctcacagccgctcactgcttcgtcgggcaaaa cttcaccaagGATTGGTTCGTGATGGTCGGAATCACGGAcctggcttgggccaatgccgagacccagaagcgttggatacggcaggtcgtggtccatgaatattacaCGGGCATCTCCGGCGGCTTCGACATTGCCTTGGTGGAGCTGGACCAGCCAGTGCAGTGCGGGTACCACGTGCAGCTGGCCTGCATACCCGATGCGACGCTCAGGTTATCCCAGCTCTCCGAGTGCTTCATCAGCGGATGGGGCGCAAGGGAGGCCAGAA CGGGGGCATCGTCCccatcagccctgcaggaggccaagGTCCGCCTCATCGATGTcaagctctgcaacagcagcCAATGGTACCGAGGGGCCATCAAGAGACACAACCTCTGTGCTGGGTACCCGCAGGGTGGCATCGACACCTGCCAG GGTGACAGCGGCGGTCCCCTCATGTGCCGGGACAAGCGTGCCAACTTCTTCTGGGTTGTGGGGCTGACGAGCTGGGGCCGTGGCTGCGCCAGGGCCAACCATCCGGGGGTCTACACCTCAACGCAGCACTTCCATGAGTGGATCCTCTACCAGCTGGGGATGTTCCGCTCCGCGGGAGCCTCTGCCACGCCCCCGACATGGAGCCACCAGCACGTCTCCCATACTCCCATCCAGGAGACAATGCCGGCGCCCACGGCCTCCAGCATCAGTGgcttctgctccttcccagtTCGGGTGCTGGTGGAATTCACCACTCGGGTGCGGGAGTTACTGCAGGCTCTAGGGGGGAAGAAGACTTGA
- the LOC136006792 gene encoding olfactory receptor 14A16-like, translating into MSNGSSITHFLLLPFTDRWELQLWHFWLFLGISLAALLGNGLITSTACDQRLHTPMYFFLLNLSLLDLGCFSTTVPKSMANSLWNTRAISYTGCAAQVFFFLLFISAEYFLLTAMSYDHYVVICKPLHYGTLLGSRACVHMAAAAWGTGFLCALLHTANTFSLPLCRGNAVEQFFCEIPQILKLSCSHSYLREVGLLVLSVCLVLGCFVFIVVSYVQIFRAVLRIPSEQGRHKAFSTCLPHLTVVSLLVSTGTFAYLKSPSISSPSLDLVVSVLYSLVPPVLNPLIYSLRNQALKDAVRKLVTGCVSAATRCLLSSAKGSQCSS; encoded by the coding sequence ATGTCCAAcggcagctccatcacccatttcctcctcctgccattcACAGATAggtgggagctgcagctctggcactTCTGGCTCTTCCTGGGCATCTCCCTGGCTGCGCTCCTGGGCAACGGCCTCatcaccagcacagcctgcGACCAGCGCCTCCACAcccccatgtacttcttcctcctcaaccTCTCCCTGTTGGACCTGGGCTGCTTCTCCACCACTGTCCCCAAATCCATGGCCAATTCCCTCTGGAACACCAGGGCCATCTCCTACACAGGTTGTGCTGCacaggtctttttctttctcttattcaTTTCAGCAGAGTATTTTCTCCTCACTGCCATGTCCTATGACCACTACGTGGTCATCTGCAAGCCCCTGCACTATGGGAccctgctgggcagcagagcttgtgtgcacatggcagcagctgcctggggcacTGGGTTTCTCTGTGCTCTTTTGCACACAGCCAATACATTTTCACTACCCCTCTGCCGAGGCAATGCTGTGGAGCAGTTCTTCTGTGAAATTCCCCAGATCCTCAAGCTCTCCTGCTCACATTCCTACCTCAGGGAAGTTGGGCTCCTTGTGCTAAGTGTCTGTTTGGTACTTGGCTGTTTTGTGTTCATTGTGGTGTCCTATGTGCAGATcttcagggctgtgctgaggaTCCCCTCTGAGCAGGGACGCCACAAAGCCTTTTCCACGTGCCTCCCTCACCTCACTGTGGTCTCCCTGCTTGTCAGCACTGGCACGTTTGCCTACCTGAAGTCCccttccatctcctccccttccctggaTCTGGTGGTGTCAGTGCTGTACTCACTGGTGCCTCCAGTATTGAACCCCCTCatctacagcctgaggaacCAGGCGCtcaaggatgctgtgaggaaGCTGGTGACTGGATGTGTTTCAGCAGCCACACGCTGCCTGCTGTCCTCTGCAAAGGGCTCCCAGTGTAGTTCATGA